TCATTAGGCTGGATGCTGCTGGATGGACTATGGGGAAGTGTACCGGAAAGGCGCGTCAGGATGTGTCTTCCGTCAGGCAGTCTCTCGATTGCAAGGCACGAATGCAGTGCGGATCGGGCTAGAGATTCGCAGGCAGGTACTGGCGGATCTGCTCCGCGCTGCGGCCTGCGACGCGAAGGACTTTGTTCCGGGACTGCGCGCCGGAGACGATGGAGACGGCGGAGCGAGGAACCTGGCATAGCTCCGCGAAAAACTCGATGAGGGCTTCA
This window of the Acidisarcina sp. genome carries:
- a CDS encoding DUF167 domain-containing protein, which gives rise to MKVHPRARKTAITGIFGEGASAALKVALSAPPLEGRANEALIEFFAELCQVPRSAVSIVSGAQSRNKVLRVAGRSAEQIRQYLPANL